Proteins co-encoded in one Halococcoides cellulosivorans genomic window:
- a CDS encoding prolipoprotein diacylglyceryl transferase — MSLEAFPDTVDIVDSNFKTSQQQEAAETIADNWPVDLDRLVEEGDHVRVFYRRVIEQFLGPAGADMTFAEIETEYGDVADWPGPDGDGEEPADESSGVSDAEAAAAAVAASADAGEQAQTEAETPTAEAETPTAEAETPTAEAETDGIAAADQVESPSSERSSIGDAGIEAALGERSDDVDDQRRAWFASGFREGILFALENPHLVRDR; from the coding sequence ATGAGCCTCGAAGCGTTCCCCGACACGGTCGATATCGTCGACTCGAACTTCAAGACCAGTCAGCAACAGGAGGCCGCCGAGACGATCGCGGACAACTGGCCGGTCGACCTCGACCGACTGGTCGAGGAGGGCGATCACGTCCGGGTGTTCTACCGACGCGTCATCGAGCAGTTCCTCGGCCCCGCGGGCGCGGACATGACGTTCGCGGAGATCGAAACCGAGTACGGCGACGTCGCAGACTGGCCCGGCCCCGACGGGGACGGCGAGGAGCCAGCGGACGAGAGTAGCGGCGTGAGCGACGCCGAAGCGGCGGCCGCGGCCGTGGCGGCGTCGGCAGACGCAGGCGAGCAGGCGCAGACGGAGGCAGAGACGCCCACGGCGGAGGCAGAGACGCCTACGGCGGAGGCAGAGACGCCTACGGCGGAGGCAGAGACCGACGGTATCGCGGCGGCCGACCAGGTCGAGTCCCCGTCCAGCGAGAGGTCGTCGATCGGTGACGCCGGGATCGAGGCCGCGCTGGGCGAGCGCAGCGACGACGTCGACGATCAGCGGCGGGCCTGGTTCGCGTCGGGCTTTCGCGAAGGGATCCTGTTCGCCCTGGAGAACCCCCACCTCGTCCGCGATCGGTGA
- the mutL gene encoding DNA mismatch repair endonuclease MutL — protein MSEGGQIHELDPTTVERIAAGEVVERPASVVKELVENALDAGADRIDVTAEAGGTERIVVSDDGHGMSERALRRAVREHTTSKITSIDDLEAGVSTLGFRGEALHAIGAVTRLTICSRAAGADRGTELEVAGGEIERVDPAGRRTGTTVTVEDLFYNVPARRKYLATESTELAHVTRIVRGYALTDPDVAISLTHDDREVFATAGDGDRRSAVMAVYGREVAESMITVEATDLPDGPLEAVDGVISHPETTRSSREYTTTAVDGRYVRASTVRDAVIDAYGGHLGGDRYPFAVIDVSVPLGAVDVNVHPRKLEVRFPDETAAGEQLRTAVRAALSEAGVIRTGAPRGGSAPTDVAIEPGDGADGSSASDDGASDAPTERRAAFRDTAETPARRDSGVEHARRDRAAESERRDSGVEHARRDGADSGDGSPDANAGSAATAADTSTESFGAPTHETTDTPAERQATSAQTEVPTAERTSEQTDSGQSTGGRAHLPTTQLDLGGSDATSLAFDALPAMNLLGQLDETYLVATAGADLLLIDQHAADERIAYERLRDRLDGEVATQALADPVDVTVTTGEAAVFETLVDALARLGFTAELIDDRTLELRTVPTVFAEGIDPDRLVDALSEALAGADPASTVEAAVDDLLADLACAPAVTAHTSLSTGSIRALLAALDDCEHPYSCPHGRPTIVTVDQSEIATRFERDYPGHD, from the coding sequence ATGTCCGAGGGGGGTCAGATTCACGAACTCGATCCGACGACCGTCGAGCGTATCGCGGCGGGCGAGGTCGTCGAACGGCCCGCCTCCGTCGTGAAAGAACTCGTCGAGAACGCGCTCGACGCGGGGGCCGACCGGATCGATGTCACCGCCGAGGCGGGCGGCACCGAGCGGATCGTCGTCAGCGACGACGGCCACGGGATGAGCGAGCGCGCACTTCGTCGCGCCGTGCGTGAACACACCACGAGCAAGATCACCTCGATCGACGACCTCGAAGCGGGCGTCTCGACGCTCGGCTTTCGCGGCGAGGCGCTGCACGCCATCGGCGCGGTCACCCGCCTGACGATCTGCTCGCGGGCGGCCGGCGCCGACCGCGGGACGGAACTCGAAGTCGCGGGTGGCGAAATCGAACGGGTCGACCCCGCCGGACGGCGGACGGGGACGACCGTCACCGTCGAGGACCTCTTTTATAACGTTCCCGCGCGCCGAAAGTACCTCGCGACCGAGTCGACCGAACTCGCCCACGTCACCCGCATCGTCCGGGGGTACGCGCTGACCGACCCCGACGTCGCGATCAGTCTGACCCACGACGACCGCGAGGTGTTCGCGACGGCGGGCGACGGCGACCGACGGTCGGCAGTGATGGCGGTCTACGGCCGTGAGGTCGCTGAATCGATGATCACCGTCGAGGCGACCGACCTGCCCGACGGGCCCCTGGAGGCGGTCGACGGCGTGATCAGCCATCCCGAGACGACCCGATCGAGTCGAGAGTACACCACGACCGCCGTCGACGGGCGCTACGTCCGGGCGAGCACGGTCCGCGACGCGGTGATCGACGCCTACGGCGGCCACCTCGGGGGCGATCGCTATCCGTTCGCGGTGATCGACGTGTCGGTGCCGCTCGGCGCCGTCGACGTGAACGTTCACCCCCGGAAACTCGAAGTGCGCTTTCCGGACGAGACGGCCGCTGGCGAGCAACTCCGGACGGCCGTTCGCGCGGCGCTGTCGGAGGCGGGCGTGATCCGGACTGGCGCGCCTCGGGGTGGATCCGCACCGACCGACGTGGCGATCGAGCCCGGTGACGGCGCCGATGGATCCAGTGCGAGCGACGACGGCGCGAGCGACGCACCCACCGAGCGCCGGGCGGCGTTCCGGGACACCGCGGAGACGCCAGCGCGCCGCGACAGCGGCGTGGAACACGCGCGGCGCGACAGGGCCGCGGAATCAGAGCGCCGCGACAGCGGCGTGGAACACGCGCGGCGCGACGGGGCCGACAGCGGCGATGGCTCGCCGGACGCGAACGCGGGATCGGCGGCCACCGCGGCGGACACGTCCACCGAGTCCTTCGGGGCCCCGACGCACGAGACGACCGACACGCCGGCCGAGCGCCAAGCCACGTCCGCGCAGACGGAGGTGCCGACCGCCGAGCGCACCTCCGAACAGACAGACTCTGGCCAGTCGACCGGCGGCCGGGCGCACCTGCCGACGACCCAACTCGATCTCGGGGGGAGCGACGCCACGAGCCTCGCGTTCGACGCGCTGCCCGCGATGAACCTCCTCGGGCAACTCGACGAGACCTATCTCGTCGCCACGGCGGGCGCGGATCTCCTCTTGATCGATCAGCACGCCGCCGACGAGCGCATCGCCTACGAGCGCCTGCGCGACCGCCTCGACGGCGAGGTCGCGACCCAGGCGCTGGCCGACCCGGTCGACGTGACCGTCACCACGGGCGAGGCGGCGGTTTTCGAGACGCTCGTCGACGCGCTCGCCCGACTGGGCTTCACCGCAGAGTTGATCGACGACCGCACGCTCGAACTCCGGACCGTCCCGACCGTGTTCGCGGAGGGGATCGACCCCGATCGGCTCGTCGACGCACTCTCCGAGGCACTCGCCGGAGCGGACCCCGCGAGCACCGTCGAAGCGGCGGTCGACGACCTGCTGGCCGACCTGGCGTGTGCGCCCGCGGTGACCGCTCACACGTCGCTGTCGACGGGGTCGATCCGGGCGCTGTTGGCGGCACTCGACGACTGCGAGCACCCCTATTCGTGTCCGCACGGCCGCCCGACGATCGTCACCGTCGACCAAAGCGAGATCGCCACCCGGTTCGAGCGCGACTACCCGGGCCACGACTGA
- a CDS encoding ABC transporter substrate-binding protein has product MSSDQTPDSYGGVLDRRSFSKLAGASGAALLGGAGSAAGASADATTVNEVTVDGAAALGMDILHWNPSFETWPQIWGRWLTFDRFAQFNYETREWIPRIVEDWTVDGRAMTLSLRDSTYADGDAVTASDLRTQLVCRMAAGGDLADHVESFDIVDDSTLRITTDRALNPDLLEHLVLTEMLQTKDEGQYADWADRYWDDGEDVESEISSHKPDAPDHVSGPMEFVEMTDEYYLLERRADHPDAANINFQQYQFTASPGNPTKWRAMKNNEFDTVTSVFTPSDVVADLDDAWTEYQFPGYWGMGLVFNHDAELAPHTSDRRVRQAIAHAVDRETVANNAGPRIKDPAPTPAAIASTIQDDWIDVGNPFGRMQSSSEVASLMEEAGYTMNSDDLWEHPDRGVATIEILAPQGWSDWEVMAESVGSELRGAGFDAEVNRLQNGIIVGERMPEGNFQIACRAWLPGNERGSHPYFSLRHVLGGALGNTFEYPGWKDEEQPIEVPAMDGSGTMTVDVPATLDELATTSDDAEAAALIEKLAWVTHQDLPWLPIVTKREQSFINTQNLSAPAEDTEAASVKWPTAHLAKTGAMEWDPGEDDSSTIVPSDVQDVTVDGAAALGMDTLHWNPAFIAWPNIWGRWLVNDRLAQFNLETMEWIPRLVTDWTIDDDRVTLFVREDATWATGDPITAADVKTHLICSMAAGGPLDDLVESFDVVDEKTLAITATETFNPTILEFNVLSHLLQAKDEGHYADWADRYWTNDETDVGTEITSYKPSEPDHISGAMEFVEMTDEHYLLERNPEYYGADNINFERYQFTASPGNISKWRAMENNEFDTVMSVFTPSRIVADLDDVWNEYKFPGYWGMGLLFNHDAENAPHVSDRTVRQAIANAVDRQQCADNAGPRVKTPAPTPAAIAPPVQRQWIDVGGTFSEMQDDEQVAVLMAEAGYSKNSEGHWEHPDRGVATIEVVSPHGWSDWEVMANTVGHELREAGFDAEVNLIGNGTIVGERIPNGNFQIACRAWLPGNARSSFPYFPLRHVLGGSFGNQQKYPGWMADAQPIEVPAMDGSGTMEVNVPEALDRLATTTDADEEAALIEELAWVTHQDLPMLPIVTKQEQSFINTQNLTAPPEDAEEAQVKWPATYLPTIGAMQYTTDPPTVEDYVGSDGDLDPSEVMEAKGDYLTGDISLELAVSVMRRFFFG; this is encoded by the coding sequence ATGTCGTCAGATCAGACTCCCGATTCGTACGGGGGCGTCCTCGACCGGCGGTCGTTCTCGAAACTCGCAGGCGCGTCCGGAGCGGCGCTGCTCGGCGGCGCTGGATCGGCCGCTGGCGCGTCGGCCGACGCGACGACGGTCAACGAGGTAACCGTCGACGGCGCGGCAGCCCTCGGGATGGACATCCTCCACTGGAACCCCAGCTTTGAAACCTGGCCGCAGATCTGGGGTCGGTGGCTGACCTTCGATCGGTTCGCGCAGTTCAACTACGAGACTCGCGAGTGGATCCCTCGCATCGTCGAGGACTGGACGGTCGACGGGCGCGCGATGACACTCTCGCTACGGGACTCGACGTACGCCGACGGTGACGCCGTCACCGCGAGCGACCTGCGGACCCAACTCGTCTGTCGGATGGCTGCAGGCGGCGACCTCGCGGACCACGTCGAATCGTTCGACATCGTCGACGACTCGACGCTGCGGATCACGACCGACCGCGCACTCAACCCCGATCTGCTCGAACACCTCGTGCTCACCGAGATGCTCCAGACCAAAGACGAGGGCCAGTACGCCGACTGGGCCGATCGGTACTGGGACGACGGCGAGGACGTCGAATCTGAGATTTCGAGTCACAAGCCCGACGCACCGGACCACGTCTCGGGGCCGATGGAGTTCGTCGAGATGACCGACGAGTACTATCTGCTCGAACGCCGGGCGGACCACCCCGACGCCGCGAACATCAACTTCCAGCAGTACCAGTTCACGGCGTCGCCGGGCAACCCGACGAAGTGGCGGGCGATGAAGAACAACGAGTTCGACACCGTCACGAGCGTCTTCACGCCGTCAGATGTCGTCGCGGACCTCGACGACGCATGGACCGAGTACCAGTTCCCGGGCTACTGGGGGATGGGGCTCGTCTTCAATCACGACGCCGAACTGGCACCCCACACGAGCGACCGACGGGTTCGGCAGGCCATCGCACACGCCGTCGATCGGGAGACGGTCGCGAACAACGCCGGGCCGCGCATCAAGGACCCCGCTCCGACGCCCGCCGCCATCGCCTCGACGATCCAGGACGACTGGATCGACGTCGGCAATCCGTTCGGGCGGATGCAGAGTTCGAGCGAGGTCGCGTCGCTGATGGAAGAAGCCGGGTACACGATGAATAGCGACGACCTCTGGGAGCACCCGGACCGCGGGGTCGCGACCATCGAGATTCTCGCCCCGCAGGGCTGGAGTGACTGGGAAGTCATGGCCGAATCCGTCGGGAGTGAACTCCGCGGGGCCGGGTTCGACGCGGAGGTAAATCGCCTCCAAAACGGCATTATCGTGGGCGAGCGTATGCCGGAGGGCAATTTCCAGATCGCCTGTCGGGCGTGGCTTCCGGGCAACGAACGTGGCTCTCACCCCTACTTCTCGCTGCGACACGTCCTCGGTGGGGCGCTCGGCAACACGTTCGAGTACCCTGGCTGGAAAGACGAGGAACAGCCGATCGAGGTGCCGGCGATGGACGGGTCGGGGACGATGACCGTCGACGTGCCCGCCACGCTCGACGAACTGGCGACGACGTCTGACGATGCCGAAGCGGCCGCCCTGATCGAGAAACTCGCGTGGGTGACCCACCAGGACCTCCCGTGGCTCCCGATCGTCACCAAACGCGAGCAGTCGTTTATCAACACCCAGAACCTCTCCGCGCCCGCCGAGGACACCGAGGCGGCGAGCGTCAAGTGGCCGACGGCCCACCTCGCCAAGACCGGTGCGATGGAGTGGGATCCGGGTGAGGACGACTCTTCGACGATCGTGCCCTCGGACGTCCAGGACGTCACCGTCGACGGGGCCGCCGCGCTCGGGATGGACACCCTCCACTGGAATCCCGCGTTCATCGCGTGGCCGAACATCTGGGGTCGCTGGCTGGTCAACGACCGTCTCGCACAGTTCAACCTGGAGACCATGGAGTGGATCCCCCGCCTGGTCACGGACTGGACGATCGACGACGATCGGGTCACGCTCTTCGTTCGCGAGGACGCCACGTGGGCGACCGGTGACCCGATCACCGCCGCGGACGTCAAGACCCACCTGATCTGCTCGATGGCCGCGGGTGGGCCCCTCGACGACCTGGTCGAGTCGTTCGACGTTGTCGACGAGAAAACGCTGGCAATCACCGCGACCGAGACGTTCAATCCGACGATCCTGGAGTTCAACGTCCTCTCGCATCTGCTCCAGGCCAAAGACGAGGGCCACTACGCCGACTGGGCCGATCGGTACTGGACCAACGACGAGACGGATGTCGGCACCGAGATCACCTCCTACAAGCCCTCCGAACCGGACCACATCTCGGGCGCGATGGAGTTCGTCGAGATGACCGACGAGCACTATCTGCTGGAGCGCAACCCCGAGTACTACGGCGCCGACAACATCAACTTCGAGCGGTATCAGTTCACCGCGTCGCCGGGAAATATCTCGAAGTGGCGGGCGATGGAGAACAACGAGTTCGACACCGTGATGAGCGTGTTCACGCCGTCCCGCATCGTGGCCGACCTCGACGACGTCTGGAACGAGTACAAGTTCCCCGGCTACTGGGGGATGGGACTGTTGTTCAACCACGACGCCGAGAACGCACCGCACGTCAGCGATCGCACGGTCCGACAGGCCATCGCGAACGCCGTCGACCGACAGCAGTGTGCCGACAACGCCGGCCCGCGCGTGAAGACCCCGGCTCCGACGCCCGCCGCGATCGCTCCCCCGGTGCAACGCCAGTGGATCGACGTCGGTGGGACGTTCTCCGAGATGCAGGACGACGAGCAGGTCGCGGTCCTGATGGCCGAGGCCGGCTATTCGAAAAATAGCGAGGGCCACTGGGAGCATCCCGACCGCGGCGTCGCGACCATCGAAGTCGTCTCGCCGCACGGCTGGAGCGACTGGGAGGTCATGGCCAACACCGTCGGTCACGAACTCCGCGAGGCTGGCTTCGACGCGGAGGTGAACCTCATCGGCAACGGCACCATCGTGGGCGAGCGGATCCCGAACGGGAACTTCCAGATCGCGTGTCGGGCGTGGCTGCCCGGCAACGCCCGCTCGTCGTTCCCCTACTTCCCGCTGCGACACGTCCTGGGCGGTTCGTTCGGCAACCAGCAGAAATACCCCGGCTGGATGGCCGACGCACAGCCGATCGAGGTGCCCGCGATGGACGGATCGGGCACGATGGAAGTCAACGTGCCCGAGGCGCTCGACCGCCTCGCGACGACGACCGACGCGGACGAAGAGGCCGCGCTGATCGAGGAGTTGGCGTGGGTCACTCACCAGGACCTGCCGATGTTGCCGATCGTGACCAAACAGGAGCAGTCGTTTATCAACACCCAGAACCTGACCGCACCGCCCGAAGACGCCGAGGAGGCCCAGGTCAAGTGGCCGGCGACGTATTTGCCGACGATCGGGGCGATGCAGTACACGACCGACCCTCCGACCGTCGAGGACTACGTCGGGAGTGACGGCGACCTCGACCCCTCGGAGGTCATGGAAGCAAAGGGCGACTACCTCACCGGCGACATCTCACTCGAACTCGCCGTCTCGGTCATGCGGCGGTTCTTCTTCGGCTGA
- a CDS encoding SprT-like domain-containing protein has protein sequence MADAPDSPAELRQRAAAYAATVDIPIDVATIEWQVTERAHRRAGVCRYDPASRDLTIELSWPACRDGGWERTRGTIRHELVHAWEFRRYGRSDHGDRFALMARSIDAPLDRDCAIGRVELACRECSWSDPRFRASRPVRQPATYACPDCAGPLRVAHRCGPTWRTAVGYRLARQQLGDRW, from the coding sequence GTGGCCGACGCCCCCGACTCGCCGGCGGAGCTTCGCCAGCGAGCGGCGGCCTACGCCGCGACCGTCGACATTCCGATCGACGTCGCGACGATCGAGTGGCAGGTCACCGAGCGCGCCCACCGCCGCGCGGGCGTCTGTCGGTACGACCCCGCGAGTCGCGACCTGACGATCGAGCTCTCCTGGCCGGCCTGTCGCGACGGTGGGTGGGAACGCACGCGGGGGACGATCCGCCACGAACTCGTCCACGCCTGGGAGTTCCGCCGCTACGGGCGATCGGATCACGGCGATCGGTTCGCGCTGATGGCCCGATCGATCGACGCGCCGCTCGACCGGGACTGTGCGATCGGGCGGGTCGAGTTGGCCTGTCGCGAGTGCTCGTGGTCGGATCCCCGATTTCGGGCCTCTCGGCCCGTTCGCCAGCCCGCGACCTACGCCTGTCCCGACTGTGCGGGCCCGCTCAGGGTCGCCCACCGCTGTGGCCCGACCTGGCGGACCGCCGTCGGCTATCGACTCGCGCGCCAGCAGTTGGGCGATCGGTGGTGA
- a CDS encoding methyl-accepting chemotaxis protein gives MSESPPETGAAGDIDDDLDVDIDESVDTDLDANAGYDHAAASDVQSSLAALQDGAVDIAELADSVRGEAAEQHDAVSQISTEISNLSAAVEEIASSSEEVSAAGSEARDLADEGQDAASDVMGSMEELQAAADDVASDVRTIQESVEQIDEIVEVINDIADQTNMLALNASIEAARAGEAGGGFAVVASEVKSLAEESQDHASEIEAMVDRIQDNTDTAVESLDENNDRISAGIDSVERSVDILDDIHGAVQEVSDGIEEVADATDEQAASTEEIASMVDQTVTSAESIADQTSAVADRAAGQTDQIADIDRAIDDLVADLERSAVADD, from the coding sequence ATGAGTGAATCACCACCCGAAACTGGCGCTGCTGGCGACATTGACGACGATCTCGACGTAGACATCGACGAATCGGTCGACACGGACCTCGATGCGAACGCGGGCTACGACCACGCCGCGGCGAGCGACGTGCAGTCCTCGCTGGCCGCACTCCAAGACGGTGCCGTCGATATTGCCGAACTGGCCGATAGCGTGCGCGGCGAGGCCGCCGAGCAACACGACGCTGTCTCGCAGATCTCCACCGAGATTTCGAACCTCTCGGCGGCGGTCGAGGAGATCGCCTCCTCCTCGGAGGAGGTCTCGGCGGCCGGGTCTGAGGCTCGTGACCTCGCAGACGAGGGCCAGGACGCCGCCAGCGATGTGATGGGCTCGATGGAGGAACTGCAGGCCGCCGCCGACGACGTCGCTTCGGACGTCCGGACGATCCAGGAGAGCGTCGAACAGATCGACGAAATCGTCGAGGTGATCAACGACATCGCAGACCAGACCAACATGCTCGCGTTGAACGCCTCGATCGAGGCCGCGCGGGCGGGCGAGGCCGGCGGTGGCTTTGCGGTCGTCGCCAGCGAGGTCAAATCGCTGGCCGAGGAGTCTCAGGACCACGCCAGCGAGATCGAAGCGATGGTCGATCGGATCCAGGACAACACCGACACCGCCGTCGAGAGCCTCGACGAGAACAACGATCGCATCTCCGCGGGCATCGACTCGGTCGAGCGCTCGGTCGACATCCTCGACGACATCCACGGGGCCGTCCAGGAGGTCTCCGACGGGATCGAAGAGGTGGCCGACGCGACCGACGAACAGGCCGCCTCGACCGAGGAGATCGCGTCGATGGTCGACCAGACCGTCACGAGCGCCGAGTCGATCGCTGACCAGACCAGTGCCGTCGCTGACCGGGCGGCCGGACAGACCGACCAGATCGCGGATATCGACCGCGCGATCGACGACCTCGTGGCCGATCTGGAGCGCTCGGCCGTCGCGGACGACTGA
- a CDS encoding aldo/keto reductase — MEYVTLGTTGLQVSELCLGTWRFGMAHDGVVETGREEAHDLLDAFVDRGGNFIDTANGYGQGDSERWIGEWLADQDREDYVIASKCYWSEESRFQENLSRKNVRAEVEGSLDRLDTDYLDILYLHRFDDDTPIEVTLRALDDLVSAGKVHYIGASTMAAWKLTKALYTADIANRERFRVTQPLFHAAYDEPEVNAYLDVCADQDLAVCPYSPLAGGFLTGKYERTADGGVEAPDGSRGAIDEMFDDWYVSDHGWDVVEVLRDVAADLDATPAQVTLRWLMDQRDVTCVPIVGARTVDQIDENVGAAEVTLTDDQYDRIAAARLGE; from the coding sequence ATGGAGTACGTCACCCTCGGGACGACCGGCCTACAGGTCTCGGAACTGTGTCTTGGCACCTGGCGATTCGGGATGGCCCACGACGGCGTCGTCGAGACCGGGCGCGAGGAGGCCCACGACCTCCTCGACGCGTTCGTGGACCGTGGCGGGAACTTCATCGACACCGCGAACGGCTACGGCCAGGGCGACAGCGAGCGCTGGATCGGTGAGTGGCTCGCTGACCAGGACCGCGAGGACTACGTGATCGCCTCGAAGTGCTACTGGTCCGAAGAGTCGCGCTTCCAGGAGAACCTCTCCCGGAAGAACGTCCGGGCCGAGGTGGAGGGGTCGCTCGACCGACTCGACACCGACTACCTCGACATCCTCTATCTCCATCGGTTCGACGACGACACGCCCATCGAGGTGACACTGCGCGCGCTCGACGACCTCGTGAGCGCGGGCAAAGTCCACTACATCGGCGCGTCGACGATGGCCGCCTGGAAACTGACGAAAGCGCTGTACACCGCCGACATCGCGAATCGCGAGCGGTTCCGCGTGACCCAGCCACTGTTTCACGCCGCCTACGACGAACCCGAGGTCAACGCGTATCTCGACGTCTGTGCCGACCAGGATCTGGCGGTCTGTCCCTACTCCCCGCTCGCGGGCGGGTTTCTCACCGGGAAGTACGAACGCACCGCCGACGGCGGCGTCGAGGCCCCCGACGGATCGCGGGGCGCGATCGACGAAATGTTCGACGACTGGTACGTCTCCGATCACGGCTGGGACGTCGTGGAGGTGCTGCGCGACGTCGCGGCGGACCTCGACGCGACGCCCGCCCAGGTCACGCTCCGCTGGTTGATGGACCAGCGGGACGTGACCTGTGTCCCGATCGTCGGTGCGCGCACGGTCGACCAGATCGACGAGAACGTCGGCGCCGCCGAGGTGACACTCACCGACGATCAGTACGATCGGATCGCGGCCGCCCGCCTCGGTGAGTAG